The genomic DNA CATCATTCCCGTTGGTTTATGGAGAACCTGAACTGCTGAATCCGTTGTATTGACCCCCTGTCCTCCAGGACCACTTGCACGACAGACCGAAATTTCTAAATCTTCTGGAGCGATTTGGATGTCGACTTCCTCCGCTTCCGGCAAGACTGCGACGGTCGCAGCCGAGGTGTGAATTCGCCCATTGGCTTCCGTTGTAGGAATTCGTTGAACGCGATGAACACCACTCTCAAACTTGAGGCGTTTAAAAACCTCATCACCACTGATAAGCAGCGATACCTCTTTAAAGCCACCGCACTCGGAGGGACTAGAACCTAAAATTTCCGTCTTCCATCCAATGCGCTCAGCATACATGGTGTACATGCGGAATAAATCCGCAGCAAACAAACTCGCTTCATCGCCACCCGTCCCGGCGCGAATTTCAATAATCGTGTTGCGCGAATCATTTTCGTCGCGTGGGAGCATTTCGAGGAGAATCTCGTGTTCGAGTTGCTGTAATTCTGACGAAATTTGTTGGTTATCCTCTTCAGCGAGCGCTTTTAACTCCATATCTTCACCCTGCAAAAGTGCCTCGTTCTCCGCTAAATTTTTCTGAAGCATAAGATAGTGCTCGTACTTCTCCAGCAAAGCTCCGAGTTTTTGATGTTCACGAGCAATCTTCGCAGCCTGGCGCTGATCGTTAAAAAAGTCCGGCGATAGGACTTGCGCATCAAGGACTTCGTAACGTTGTCGAAACGAGGTAATCTCCGGGAGGCGAGCCATATACTATAGCTTCGCATTTTCCTTTTTCAGTGCTTCATAAATGCGATTCCGGACCTCATCAAAGGACCCCTTCGCGTCAATGCTATAATAGTTCGAACACTTTTTCATGTATTTGAGCGCATTTAAAGTTTGATCACGAAACATTGCATAACGTGTCCGCGCAACGTTGTCGTCCATGTCGGTCGCTCGTACAGTTTGAAGTTCACCATGACCGGAAGCTTGAACTTGGTTGTTGTGCTCAATCGCCTCTTGTCCCCGCGTTTTTTGACGTAAAATACTCGTCCGTTCATCTACTAATAACATAACCGTTATTTCACGAAGCCGGTCGGCGCCAATTCTTTTTTTTAACAACGCGGCACACTCTGCTTGTATCAATGTCCTTGGGTAGCCATCAATAATGATTCCCACCTCATTGTGACTTTCTTCAATGATCTTTTTAAAGACTAAGTAGGTTACCTCTTCATCATCAATGAGTAGTCCCTGATCGATTTTCTGTTGATATTCTGGAGTATGTAAGAGATCGCTGACAATAATCGGATGTGTCGAGATACCCATTACACGCATGACGTTACGCGTATTCGTCCCTTTTCCGGCACCAGGAGCCCCATTAACCCAAATAATTGTGCGTGGTACCTTAATCTCTGGGAACTCCGACATTAGACGCTTCCAGACGCGACAAAACAAAAATACTGCAGGCCCTGAAGCTATCAATTTCCCCTGCTCAATAAAGGGTTCAAATTCCTGATTGTGTACAAAATCGACCGCATCTTTCGCCATCTTAATACTCCTCCTGAAATACCCTAACGCCTTGCCCAACAAATGAGCCCCCTCGTTCTCGGCATGTACTACCGAGGGACAGG from Verrucomicrobiota bacterium includes the following:
- the prfA gene encoding peptide chain release factor 1: MARLPEITSFRQRYEVLDAQVLSPDFFNDQRQAAKIAREHQKLGALLEKYEHYLMLQKNLAENEALLQGEDMELKALAEEDNQQISSELQQLEHEILLEMLPRDENDSRNTIIEIRAGTGGDEASLFAADLFRMYTMYAERIGWKTEILGSSPSECGGFKEVSLLISGDEVFKRLKFESGVHRVQRIPTTEANGRIHTSAATVAVLPEAEEVDIQIAPEDLEISVCRASGPGGQGVNTTDSAVQVLHKPTGMMVTCADERSQIKNKAKALKVLRSRLLQQKEESERKKYAENRKSQVGSGDRSERIRTYNFPQNRLTDHRIGLTLYSLPQIMDGDLDDLLNALVEASDQKQIEQLLAPAS
- a CDS encoding nucleoside monophosphate kinase is translated as MKHFIPVVALVSTMSCPSVVHAENEGAHLLGKALGYFRRSIKMAKDAVDFVHNQEFEPFIEQGKLIASGPAVFLFCRVWKRLMSEFPEIKVPRTIIWVNGAPGAGKGTNTRNVMRVMGISTHPIIVSDLLHTPEYQQKIDQGLLIDDEEVTYLVFKKIIEESHNEVGIIIDGYPRTLIQAECAALLKKRIGADRLREITVMLLVDERTSILRQKTRGQEAIEHNNQVQASGHGELQTVRATDMDDNVARTRYAMFRDQTLNALKYMKKCSNYYSIDAKGSFDEVRNRIYEALKKENAKL